One window of the Pseudomonas lurida genome contains the following:
- a CDS encoding HAD family hydrolase produces the protein MTIRAVVFDFGGVLFDWNPHHLYRKLIADDHERQWFLDNICTQAWNTQQDAGRTLADGTLSLIEQYPHHERLIQAYYDRWHEMLRGALPDGVAILKALHQADMPLFGLTNWSAETFPYARANYPFLQCFRDIVVSGELKLIKPDAAIYHASLSQVRAHLPDIQPAEVVFIDDVAGNIEAAIALGWQGIHHVSADSTAARLREMGVEF, from the coding sequence ATGACGATTCGTGCAGTAGTTTTTGATTTCGGCGGTGTCCTGTTCGATTGGAACCCGCATCACCTCTATCGCAAGCTGATTGCCGACGACCATGAGCGGCAATGGTTTCTCGATAATATCTGCACCCAGGCCTGGAACACCCAACAGGACGCGGGCCGCACCCTGGCCGATGGCACCCTCAGCCTCATCGAGCAATACCCCCATCATGAGCGCTTGATCCAGGCCTATTACGACCGCTGGCACGAAATGCTGCGTGGCGCGTTGCCGGACGGCGTGGCGATCCTCAAGGCGTTGCACCAGGCCGACATGCCGCTGTTCGGGCTTACCAACTGGTCTGCCGAGACGTTCCCGTATGCGCGGGCCAATTACCCGTTCCTGCAGTGCTTTCGCGACATCGTGGTGTCCGGCGAGTTGAAGCTGATCAAGCCAGACGCGGCGATTTATCACGCCAGCCTCAGCCAGGTACGTGCCCACCTGCCGGATATCCAGCCAGCTGAAGTGGTGTTCATCGATGATGTCGCCGGCAATATCGAGGCGGCCATTGCCCTGGGTTGGCAGGGCATTCACCACGTGTCGGCCGACAGTACGGCGGCGCGCCTGCGCGAAATGGGCGTGGAGTTCTAG
- a CDS encoding LysR family transcriptional regulator — translation MDLFQAMSVYVKVVETGSLTAAAQACGLSTTMVGNHLRALEQRLGVSLLKRTTRKQSLTEFGGQYYQRCLEVLGLVADSEQLAEQAHSDVPKGTLRITAPPVFGTERLTPALSEFSRRYPHINLYVVLSNERMDLVDSGFDVAIRLGELETSSLIARPMQDYTLTLCASPAYLARRGTPSKPEDLRQHDCLAFAYPANDNWRDTEKRWRMTDDAGEVEVPVSGSLTINSSQGLRQAAVNGMGIIMLADALVQPDLESGRLVALLTTYRLPSRPMHLLYGQDRYRLPKLRAFVDFAMEKWAR, via the coding sequence ATGGATCTGTTCCAGGCAATGTCGGTGTACGTGAAAGTGGTCGAGACCGGCAGCCTGACGGCGGCAGCCCAAGCCTGCGGGTTGTCCACGACCATGGTCGGCAATCACCTGCGCGCCCTGGAGCAGCGCCTGGGTGTCAGCCTGCTCAAGCGCACCACACGCAAACAAAGCCTCACGGAATTTGGCGGGCAGTATTACCAGCGCTGCCTGGAAGTGTTGGGGCTGGTGGCCGACTCCGAGCAACTGGCCGAGCAAGCCCATAGCGATGTGCCCAAGGGCACCCTGCGCATCACCGCGCCCCCCGTGTTCGGCACCGAACGCCTCACACCGGCCTTGAGCGAGTTTTCCCGGCGCTACCCGCACATCAACCTGTACGTGGTGTTGAGCAATGAGCGCATGGACTTGGTCGACAGCGGCTTCGACGTGGCGATCCGCCTTGGCGAACTGGAAACGTCGAGCCTGATCGCCAGGCCGATGCAGGACTACACCCTCACGCTGTGCGCCTCACCTGCCTACCTGGCGCGACGCGGCACCCCGTCAAAGCCCGAGGACCTCAGGCAGCATGACTGCCTGGCGTTCGCCTACCCGGCGAATGACAATTGGCGCGACACTGAAAAACGCTGGCGCATGACCGACGATGCCGGCGAGGTGGAAGTGCCGGTGTCCGGCTCATTGACCATCAACAGCTCGCAAGGCTTGCGCCAGGCGGCCGTCAACGGCATGGGCATCATCATGCTCGCCGATGCCCTGGTGCAACCGGACCTGGAGAGCGGCAGGCTGGTGGCCTTGCTCACCACCTATCGCCTGCCCAGCCGCCCCATGCACCTGCTCTACGGCCAGGACCGGTATCGCCTGCCCAAGCTGCGCGCCTTTGTGGATTTCGCCATGGAAAAGTGGGCGCGCTAG
- a CDS encoding aspartate aminotransferase family protein gives MTAACLMTTYQPLALSFTRGLGTRLWDQQGREYLDAVAGVAVTNVGHSHPRLVTAISEQAGLLLHTSNLYSIDWQQRLAQRLTQLSGLDRAFFNNSGAEANETALKLARLHGWKKGIEAPLVVVMENAFHGRTLGTMAASDGPSVRLGFQRLPGDFLKVGFGDIAAIEAITQAFGSRIAAVLLEPIQGESGVLPAPPGYLQALRDHCTRHGWLLMLDEIQTGIGRTGAWFAFQHEGILPDVMTLAKGLGNGVPIGACLARAAVAQLFTPGSHGSTFGGNPLACRVGCTVLEIIEEQGLLQNAAQQGERLLARLRVELSEHPQVLAIRGQGLMIGIELARPYRDLALRAAQEHGLLINVTRGKVIRLLPPLTLDAKEVEMIVRAIARLLS, from the coding sequence ATGACCGCCGCCTGCCTGATGACCACTTACCAACCCTTGGCCCTGAGCTTCACCCGCGGCCTGGGCACACGCCTGTGGGACCAGCAGGGGCGCGAATACCTGGACGCGGTGGCCGGCGTGGCGGTGACCAATGTCGGCCATTCGCACCCCAGGCTGGTGACGGCAATCAGCGAGCAGGCCGGCTTGCTGTTGCACACCTCCAATCTCTACAGCATCGACTGGCAGCAACGGCTGGCCCAGCGCCTCACCCAACTGTCTGGCCTGGACCGCGCCTTCTTCAACAATTCCGGTGCCGAGGCCAACGAAACAGCGCTGAAACTGGCGCGCCTGCATGGCTGGAAGAAGGGCATTGAAGCCCCCTTGGTGGTGGTCATGGAAAACGCTTTCCATGGCCGCACACTGGGCACGATGGCCGCCAGCGATGGGCCATCGGTGCGCTTGGGTTTCCAACGGTTGCCGGGGGATTTTCTCAAGGTGGGGTTTGGCGATATCGCCGCGATAGAAGCGATCACCCAAGCATTTGGCTCGCGGATCGCAGCGGTCCTGCTGGAGCCGATCCAGGGTGAAAGTGGCGTACTGCCGGCGCCGCCGGGCTACCTGCAAGCCCTGCGCGATCACTGCACACGCCACGGCTGGCTGCTGATGCTCGATGAAATTCAGACCGGCATCGGCCGCACCGGCGCCTGGTTCGCCTTCCAGCATGAAGGCATTCTCCCCGACGTGATGACCCTGGCCAAAGGCCTCGGCAATGGCGTACCGATTGGCGCCTGCCTGGCCCGTGCCGCGGTGGCCCAGTTGTTCACACCGGGCAGCCACGGCAGCACCTTCGGCGGCAACCCGTTGGCGTGCCGGGTCGGGTGCACGGTGCTGGAAATCATCGAAGAACAAGGCTTGCTGCAGAACGCGGCGCAGCAGGGCGAACGCTTGCTGGCACGGTTGCGGGTGGAGTTGAGCGAGCACCCGCAGGTACTGGCGATTCGTGGCCAGGGCTTGATGATCGGGATCGAGCTGGCGCGCCCTTATCGAGACCTGGCCCTGCGTGCCGCGCAGGAGCACGGGCTGCTGATCAACGTGACGCGCGGCAAGGTCATTCGCCTGCTGCCGCCGCTGACCCTGGACGCCAAGGAAGTCGAGATGATTGTGCGGGCCATTGCCCGCCTGTTGAGTTGA
- the punR gene encoding DNA-binding transcriptional activator PunR, translated as MWSEYSLDVVDAVARHGSFSAAAQELHRVPSAISYTVRQLEEWLAVPLFVRRHRDVELTPAGRLFIDEARGVMKKMLGTRRLCQQVANGWSGQLKVAVDSIVKPQRCRQLVVDFYRQFPEVELLLEYEVYNGVWDALADERTDIVIGATSAVPVASHFTFRDMGLLNWLCVVSARHPLASVEGLLSDDQLRPFASLCMTDTSRNLPKRDTWTLDNQRRLVVPNWSSALDCLRDGLCVGMAPAHQVLPWIERGELVALQLSRPFPASPSCVAWAQSKLSPAMAWLLEYLGDTETMNQEWLNGPDL; from the coding sequence ATGTGGTCCGAATATTCCCTGGATGTCGTCGATGCCGTTGCGCGGCATGGCAGCTTCAGCGCAGCCGCCCAGGAACTGCACCGGGTGCCGTCGGCCATCAGCTACACGGTGCGCCAGCTTGAAGAGTGGCTGGCGGTGCCGCTGTTCGTGCGACGCCACCGCGACGTCGAGCTGACACCCGCCGGTCGCCTGTTTATCGACGAAGCCCGTGGCGTGATGAAAAAAATGCTTGGCACGCGGCGCTTGTGCCAGCAGGTCGCCAATGGCTGGAGTGGCCAGTTGAAGGTGGCGGTGGACTCCATCGTCAAACCCCAGCGCTGCCGACAGTTGGTAGTGGATTTCTATCGGCAGTTTCCCGAGGTCGAGCTGTTGCTGGAGTACGAGGTGTACAACGGCGTGTGGGATGCGTTGGCGGATGAGCGCACTGACATTGTGATCGGCGCCACCAGCGCGGTGCCGGTCGCCAGTCATTTTACCTTTCGCGATATGGGCTTGTTGAACTGGCTCTGCGTGGTCAGCGCGCGGCATCCGCTGGCAAGCGTCGAAGGCTTGCTGAGCGACGATCAATTGCGCCCCTTCGCTTCGCTGTGCATGACCGACACCTCGCGTAATCTGCCCAAGCGCGACACCTGGACCCTGGATAACCAACGCCGGCTGGTGGTGCCGAATTGGTCTTCGGCCCTTGATTGCCTGCGTGACGGCCTGTGCGTCGGCATGGCGCCGGCGCATCAGGTGTTGCCGTGGATCGAACGCGGTGAGCTGGTGGCGCTGCAACTGAGCCGGCCGTTTCCGGCCAGCCCGTCGTGTGTGGCCTGGGCGCAGAGCAAGCTGTCGCCGGCCATGGCGTGGTTGCTGGAGTACCTGGGGGATACCGAGACCATGAACCAGGAATGGCTGAACGGGCCAGATCTATGA
- the punC gene encoding purine nucleoside transporter PunC produces MKNSFGFTWYLAGLSMLGYLAMDMYLPAFGAMGEQLHIGAGAVGASLSIFLAGFAVGQLLWGPLSDRLGRKPILLAGLSLFVLGCAGMFWVETAPQLLALRFIQAIGVCSAAVSWQALVIDRYPADKAHRVFASIMPLMSLSPALAPLLGAMVLNHFGWQAIFGVLLGVSVLLLLPTVFLRGVPKRPTEERKPVRLGYGQLLTSRVFTGNVMIFAACSASFFAWLTASPFILGGMGYSPNDIGLSYVLPTLAFLIGGYSCRSALQHLPGKTLLPWLLLAYCISMVALYLVATLTVPTLTTLLIPFCLMALCNGASYPIVVANALMPFSENSGKAAALQNTLQLGLCFLSSLLVSSMLDQPLLITVIVMLATAPLAVLGYWLARPKADASALAPELK; encoded by the coding sequence ATGAAAAATTCTTTTGGTTTCACGTGGTATCTGGCGGGGCTGAGCATGCTCGGTTACCTCGCAATGGACATGTATTTGCCGGCGTTCGGCGCCATGGGCGAGCAGTTGCACATTGGCGCTGGCGCGGTGGGCGCCAGCTTGAGTATTTTCCTCGCGGGCTTCGCGGTCGGGCAGTTGCTGTGGGGGCCGTTGTCCGACCGCCTGGGGCGCAAGCCGATCCTCCTCGCCGGCCTTAGCCTGTTTGTACTGGGCTGCGCGGGCATGTTCTGGGTCGAGACCGCACCGCAACTGCTGGCGCTGCGCTTCATTCAGGCGATTGGCGTGTGTTCCGCCGCTGTGAGCTGGCAGGCCCTGGTGATCGATCGCTACCCGGCCGACAAGGCCCATCGTGTGTTCGCCAGCATCATGCCGCTGATGTCGTTGTCGCCGGCGCTCGCACCGCTGTTGGGCGCAATGGTGCTGAATCACTTCGGTTGGCAGGCGATTTTCGGCGTATTGCTGGGCGTCTCGGTGCTGTTGCTGCTGCCGACCGTATTTCTGCGCGGCGTGCCGAAACGTCCTACGGAGGAGCGCAAACCGGTACGTCTCGGTTATGGGCAACTGCTCACGTCCCGCGTGTTTACCGGCAACGTGATGATTTTCGCCGCCTGCTCGGCCAGTTTTTTCGCCTGGCTGACCGCGTCGCCGTTCATTCTCGGCGGCATGGGCTACAGCCCGAATGACATCGGCCTGAGCTACGTGCTGCCGACCCTGGCCTTTCTGATCGGTGGCTACAGTTGCCGCAGTGCCTTGCAGCACTTACCGGGCAAGACGCTGCTGCCGTGGTTGCTGCTGGCGTACTGCATCAGCATGGTGGCGTTGTACCTGGTCGCCACCTTGACCGTGCCGACGCTCACCACCTTATTGATTCCGTTCTGCCTGATGGCGCTGTGCAACGGTGCCAGTTACCCCATCGTGGTGGCGAATGCGCTGATGCCCTTTTCGGAAAACTCCGGCAAGGCGGCAGCCCTGCAAAACACCCTGCAACTGGGCCTGTGCTTTCTCAGCAGCCTGCTGGTGTCGTCGATGCTCGACCAGCCCCTGCTGATTACCGTGATCGTGATGCTGGCGACTGCGCCGTTGGCCGTATTGGGCTACTGGCTGGCGCGGCCGAAAGCCGACGCTTCAGCGCTGGCACCGGAGCTGAAATGA
- a CDS encoding nucleobase:cation symporter-2 family protein: MTIPKASPQRPEDENLGVAANMAYGLQHVLTMYGGIVAVPLIVGQAAGLSPADIGLLIAASLFAGGLATLLQTLGLPFFGCQLPLVQGVSFAGVATMVAIVGSDGAGGVPAILGAVMAASFIGLLITPVFSRITKFFPPLVTGIVITTIGLTLMPVAARWAMGGNSRAADFGSMSNIGLAALTLVLVLLLSKIGSATISRLSILLAMVIGTVIAVFLGMADFSGVTQGPMFGFPTPFHFGMPTFHVAAIISMCIVVMVTLVETSADILAVGEIIDTKVDSKRLGNGLRADMLSSMFAPIFGSFTQSAFAQNVGLVAVTGVKSRFVVATGGLFLVILGLLPFMGRVIAAVPTSVLGGAGIVLFGTVAASGIRTLSKVDYRNNMNLIIVATSIGFGMIPIAAPSFYDHFPSWFATIFHSGISSSAIMAILLNLAFNHFTAGNSDQQSVFVAGTERSLCFRDVSELRDGDYFKGGKLFDAEGREIPLVADAPRKTSKPETSQA, from the coding sequence ATGACTATCCCGAAGGCGTCACCGCAGCGGCCAGAAGATGAGAATCTCGGCGTCGCCGCCAACATGGCTTACGGCCTGCAACATGTGCTCACCATGTACGGCGGCATCGTCGCGGTACCGTTGATCGTCGGCCAGGCGGCCGGTTTGTCGCCGGCGGATATCGGCCTGTTGATCGCCGCGTCGTTGTTTGCCGGCGGCCTGGCCACGCTGCTGCAGACCCTGGGCCTGCCGTTTTTTGGTTGTCAGTTGCCGCTGGTGCAGGGTGTCTCGTTTGCGGGCGTGGCAACCATGGTGGCGATTGTCGGCAGTGATGGCGCGGGCGGCGTGCCGGCGATTCTCGGGGCGGTGATGGCCGCGTCGTTTATCGGGCTATTGATCACTCCGGTGTTTTCGCGGATCACCAAGTTTTTCCCGCCGCTGGTGACCGGGATTGTGATCACCACCATCGGCTTGACCTTGATGCCGGTTGCGGCGCGCTGGGCCATGGGCGGCAACAGCCGCGCGGCCGATTTTGGCAGCATGTCCAACATCGGCCTGGCGGCGTTGACGCTGGTGCTGGTATTGCTGCTGAGCAAGATCGGCAGTGCGACCATTTCGCGCTTGTCGATCCTGCTGGCGATGGTGATCGGCACCGTGATTGCGGTGTTCCTCGGCATGGCCGACTTCTCCGGCGTCACACAGGGGCCGATGTTCGGTTTCCCCACACCGTTCCATTTCGGCATGCCGACCTTCCATGTGGCGGCGATCATTTCCATGTGCATCGTGGTCATGGTGACACTGGTCGAGACCTCGGCGGATATCCTGGCCGTGGGTGAAATCATCGACACCAAGGTCGACTCCAAACGCTTGGGTAACGGCCTGCGCGCCGACATGCTGTCGAGCATGTTTGCGCCGATCTTCGGTTCATTCACCCAAAGCGCCTTCGCCCAGAATGTCGGCCTGGTGGCGGTTACCGGCGTGAAGAGCCGCTTCGTGGTGGCCACGGGCGGGCTGTTCCTGGTGATCCTCGGCTTGTTGCCCTTCATGGGGCGCGTCATCGCGGCGGTGCCCACCTCGGTGCTGGGCGGCGCCGGGATCGTGCTGTTCGGCACTGTGGCAGCCAGTGGCATCCGCACCTTGTCGAAGGTGGATTACCGCAACAACATGAACCTGATCATCGTCGCTACCTCCATCGGGTTTGGCATGATCCCGATTGCTGCACCGAGCTTCTACGATCACTTCCCGTCCTGGTTCGCGACCATCTTCCACTCGGGGATCAGCTCGTCGGCGATCATGGCGATCCTGCTGAACCTGGCGTTCAACCATTTCACCGCCGGCAATTCGGACCAGCAATCGGTGTTTGTCGCGGGGACCGAGCGCAGCCTGTGCTTCCGTGATGTGTCGGAACTGCGTGATGGGGATTATTTCAAAGGCGGCAAGTTGTTTGACGCCGAGGGACGCGAGATTCCGCTGGTGGCGGATGCGCCCAGGAAAACATCCAAGCCTGAGACCTCGCAGGCCTGA
- a CDS encoding proline iminopeptidase-family hydrolase, translating into MEFIEKIREGYAAFGAYQTWYRVTGDLSSGRTPLVVIHGGPGCTHDYVDAFKDVAASGHAVIHYDQLGNGRSTHLPDKDASFWTVGLFLEELNNLLDHLQISDNYAILGQSWGGMLGSEHAILQPKGLRAFIPANSPTCMRTWVSEANRLRQLLPEGVHETLLKHEAAGTYKDPEYLTASRVFYDHHVCRVIPWPEEVARTFAQVDADPTVYHAMSGPTEFHVIGSLKDWTSIGRLSAIKVPTLVISGRHDEATPLVVKPFLDEIADVRWALFEDSSHMPHVEERQACMGTVVKFLDEVCSAHYKELKAG; encoded by the coding sequence ATGGAATTCATCGAAAAAATCCGCGAAGGGTATGCGGCGTTTGGCGCCTACCAAACCTGGTACCGCGTCACCGGTGACCTCTCCAGCGGCCGCACCCCCCTGGTGGTTATCCACGGCGGCCCCGGATGCACCCATGATTATGTCGACGCGTTCAAGGACGTCGCGGCCAGCGGCCACGCCGTGATCCACTACGACCAGTTGGGCAACGGCCGCTCCACCCATCTGCCCGACAAAGACGCGTCGTTCTGGACCGTCGGCCTGTTCCTCGAAGAGCTCAACAACCTGCTGGACCACCTGCAGATCAGCGATAACTACGCGATCCTCGGCCAGTCCTGGGGCGGCATGCTCGGCAGTGAACACGCGATCCTGCAACCCAAGGGCCTGCGCGCCTTCATCCCTGCCAACTCGCCGACGTGCATGCGCACCTGGGTCAGCGAAGCCAACCGCCTGCGCCAGTTGCTACCGGAAGGCGTGCATGAAACCCTGCTCAAACATGAAGCCGCCGGCACCTATAAAGACCCGGAATACCTCACCGCGTCGCGGGTGTTCTATGACCATCACGTGTGCCGGGTCATCCCGTGGCCGGAAGAGGTGGCACGCACCTTCGCCCAGGTCGATGCGGACCCGACGGTGTATCACGCCATGAGCGGCCCGACCGAATTCCACGTGATCGGCAGCTTGAAAGACTGGACATCCATTGGCCGACTGTCGGCGATCAAGGTGCCGACCCTCGTGATCTCCGGCCGCCACGACGAAGCCACGCCGCTGGTGGTCAAGCCGTTCCTGGATGAAATCGCGGATGTGCGCTGGGCACTGTTTGAAGACTCCAGCCACATGCCCCACGTGGAAGAACGCCAGGCGTGCATGGGGACGGTAGTGAAGTTTCTGGATGAGGTGTGCTCAGCGCATTACAAGGAACTCAAGGCTGGCTGA
- a CDS encoding LuxR family transcriptional regulator — MLAKLTALNHRLMPGRSLDEQMDNTFILAQQLGFDALVYDYTPVPIDQDGALITPSVLELRNTPSDWHTLWCREGFYQIDPVQHVALSTVSPFVWSYDVKVDTPLQKIIDPCHAPVSSYLHDQQLTCGVSVPIHLPRGGFASLTGLRTGKARSVLQDAQQTLSDFSLISHALQEAAYPLFSKELRTYPHIHLTKRERECLKWAADGLTAAEIATQLSRSLAVVTLHLASAMHKLGAKNRVQAVVRATHYRLLDD, encoded by the coding sequence ATGCTGGCCAAGCTGACTGCCTTAAATCACCGTCTGATGCCGGGCAGGAGCCTGGATGAACAGATGGACAACACCTTTATCCTCGCCCAGCAGTTGGGCTTCGATGCACTGGTGTATGACTACACCCCGGTGCCGATCGACCAGGATGGTGCGTTGATCACGCCTTCGGTGCTGGAACTGCGCAACACCCCGTCCGACTGGCACACCTTGTGGTGCAGAGAAGGGTTCTACCAGATCGACCCGGTGCAACACGTGGCGCTGAGTACGGTGTCGCCCTTCGTGTGGTCCTACGACGTCAAGGTCGATACCCCCCTGCAAAAGATCATCGACCCCTGCCATGCGCCGGTTTCATCCTACCTGCACGACCAGCAACTGACCTGCGGCGTCAGCGTGCCGATCCACCTGCCCCGCGGCGGTTTCGCCTCGCTGACCGGCTTGCGTACCGGCAAGGCCCGCAGTGTGTTGCAGGATGCGCAGCAGACCTTGTCGGATTTCAGCCTGATTTCCCACGCCTTGCAGGAAGCAGCCTACCCGCTGTTCAGCAAAGAGCTACGCACTTACCCGCATATTCACCTGACTAAACGCGAACGCGAGTGCCTCAAGTGGGCCGCCGACGGCCTGACGGCCGCCGAAATCGCCACGCAATTGAGCCGCTCACTCGCCGTGGTCACCCTGCACCTGGCGTCGGCGATGCACAAGTTGGGCGCCAAGAACCGCGTACAGGCCGTGGTTCGTGCCACTCATTACCGCTTGCTCGACGATTGA
- a CDS encoding proline iminopeptidase-family hydrolase has product MWREIAPDQQYNVQVDGHNLVVYSFGEGDEVLLCLNGGPGLPCDYLRDAHGWLKDHNLRVVAFDQLGTGASARPTDVSLWEIGRYVEEVETVRQALGLGRVHLLGHSWGGWLGIEYAIHYPDALKSLILENTVGDIPHLSQELERLRGALGSETVAMMQRHEALGTLDHPQYQAAITLLNYRHVCRLDEWPEPVKRSLGDWNMGPYETMQGPNEFLYIGNLKDWNRIPEMAEFKMPILITTGQHDELTPACALRMKLAARHAELHVFPNSSHMPFYEEPQAYFPVLLDFLARHRG; this is encoded by the coding sequence ATGTGGCGTGAAATTGCCCCCGACCAGCAGTACAACGTGCAAGTCGACGGCCATAACCTCGTGGTCTACAGCTTCGGCGAAGGCGATGAGGTGCTGCTGTGCCTCAACGGCGGGCCGGGCCTGCCGTGCGACTACTTGCGCGACGCCCATGGCTGGCTCAAGGACCATAACCTGCGAGTGGTTGCATTCGACCAGCTTGGCACGGGCGCATCAGCCAGACCCACCGACGTTTCCCTGTGGGAAATCGGCCGTTATGTCGAAGAAGTCGAAACCGTCCGCCAAGCCCTGGGCCTGGGCCGCGTGCATTTGCTCGGGCATTCCTGGGGCGGCTGGCTCGGTATCGAATACGCCATCCATTACCCCGACGCCCTGAAAAGCCTGATCCTCGAAAACACCGTCGGCGACATTCCCCACCTGTCCCAGGAGCTGGAACGCCTGCGCGGCGCCCTCGGCAGCGAAACCGTGGCGATGATGCAGCGCCACGAGGCCCTGGGCACCCTGGACCACCCGCAGTACCAGGCCGCGATTACCTTGCTCAACTACCGCCACGTGTGCCGCCTCGATGAGTGGCCCGAGCCGGTCAAGCGATCTCTGGGCGACTGGAACATGGGGCCCTACGAAACCATGCAGGGCCCCAACGAATTCCTCTACATCGGCAACCTCAAGGACTGGAACCGCATCCCCGAGATGGCCGAATTCAAGATGCCGATCCTGATCACCACCGGTCAGCACGACGAACTCACCCCGGCCTGTGCCCTGCGCATGAAGCTTGCCGCCCGGCACGCTGAATTGCATGTATTCCCCAACAGCAGCCATATGCCCTTTTATGAGGAACCCCAGGCGTATTTCCCGGTGCTGTTGGACTTTCTCGCTCGTCATCGAGGCTGA
- a CDS encoding ABC transporter permease — protein MNLARYRFVLSRPLQLLPVLFGISLITFVLVRSIPGDPARALLGSRSTPDALLKIRAQYGLDQPLWLQYFYFLKNLLKGDLGQSLLYKVDALKLIVTRIEPTLVLVLGSVVLALLIAVPLATLAARNKGGWADNLIRVFTTVGLGMPAFWLGLMLILLLSVQWGLFPVSGYGRTWLDKAHHMVLPCLTIALALSAVLVRNLRASMLMELQADHVTAARARGLSEAAVFRRHVLPNSLVPAVNLLAVNIGWLISGTVVIESLFAIPGIGQLLVRGIFTRDYMVVQGVAMVLACATVVVNFIADVVTVALDPRVKMQ, from the coding sequence ATGAACCTGGCGCGTTATCGCTTTGTGCTCTCCCGGCCGCTGCAATTGCTGCCAGTGCTGTTTGGCATCAGCCTGATCACCTTTGTGCTGGTGCGCTCGATTCCCGGCGACCCGGCGCGCGCCTTGCTGGGCTCGCGCAGCACGCCCGACGCCTTGCTGAAGATCCGCGCCCAGTACGGCCTCGACCAGCCGTTGTGGCTGCAATATTTCTACTTCCTCAAGAACCTGCTCAAGGGCGACCTCGGCCAATCGCTGCTGTACAAAGTCGACGCCCTCAAGCTGATCGTTACCCGCATCGAGCCCACGCTGGTATTGGTGCTGGGCAGCGTGGTGCTGGCGCTGCTGATCGCGGTGCCGTTGGCGACCTTGGCCGCACGCAATAAAGGCGGCTGGGCCGATAACCTGATCCGCGTGTTCACCACGGTCGGCCTGGGCATGCCGGCGTTCTGGCTGGGCTTGATGCTGATCCTGTTGCTGAGTGTGCAATGGGGGTTGTTTCCGGTGTCTGGTTACGGTCGCACCTGGCTGGACAAGGCGCACCACATGGTTTTGCCGTGCCTGACGATTGCCCTGGCGTTGTCGGCCGTGCTGGTACGCAACCTGCGGGCGAGCATGTTGATGGAGTTGCAGGCTGACCATGTGACTGCCGCCCGCGCCCGTGGGCTGTCAGAAGCCGCGGTGTTCCGTCGCCACGTGCTGCCCAATTCCCTGGTGCCGGCGGTCAACCTGCTGGCGGTGAATATCGGCTGGCTGATCAGCGGCACGGTGGTGATCGAAAGCCTGTTCGCCATCCCCGGCATCGGCCAGTTGCTGGTGCGCGGCATTTTCACCCGCGACTACATGGTGGTGCAGGGCGTGGCCATGGTGCTGGCCTGCGCGACGGTGGTAGTCAACTTCATCGCCGACGTGGTGACGGTGGCCCTCGACCCACGGGTGAAGATGCAATGA
- a CDS encoding ABC transporter permease, giving the protein MSSRPLIAPWRLRLRFGFRNGRLTAAWGLLILLVWLVLALCAPWIAPYDPIAQNTDFSLLGPSLAHPFGTDNYGRDILSRVIWGARIDLQLAIVGVIFPFMIGTFVGAVSGYIGGRFDSFCMRVIDVILAFPFLVLMLAIMAILGPGLKSFYIAMALVGWVSYARLIRSQILVLKESEFALAAKSLGFGHGRILFRHLLPNAMFGSIVFSMSDAVLVLLNGAAVSYLGLGVQPPTAEWGTMVAEGQAFITTAWWICIFPGLAIVTLAMGFSLLADGVAQVLGDRS; this is encoded by the coding sequence ATGAGCAGCCGCCCATTAATTGCCCCGTGGCGCTTGCGCCTGCGTTTCGGTTTTCGCAATGGCCGGTTGACCGCCGCGTGGGGCCTGTTGATTCTGCTGGTGTGGTTGGTGCTTGCGCTGTGTGCACCCTGGATCGCACCCTATGACCCGATCGCGCAGAACACCGATTTCAGTTTGCTCGGCCCCAGCCTGGCACATCCGTTTGGTACGGATAACTATGGCCGGGATATCCTTTCGAGGGTGATCTGGGGCGCGCGCATTGACCTGCAGTTGGCCATCGTCGGCGTGATTTTTCCGTTCATGATCGGCACCTTCGTCGGCGCCGTCTCCGGCTATATCGGCGGGCGCTTCGACAGTTTCTGCATGCGTGTGATCGATGTGATCCTGGCGTTCCCGTTCCTGGTGCTGATGCTGGCGATCATGGCCATCCTCGGCCCAGGCCTTAAAAGCTTCTACATCGCCATGGCCCTGGTGGGCTGGGTGTCGTATGCGCGGCTGATCCGCTCGCAGATCCTGGTGCTCAAGGAAAGCGAGTTCGCCCTGGCCGCCAAGAGCCTGGGCTTTGGCCATGGGCGCATTCTGTTCCGGCATCTGCTGCCCAACGCGATGTTCGGTTCGATTGTGTTTTCCATGTCTGACGCGGTGCTGGTCCTGCTCAATGGCGCCGCCGTCAGCTACCTGGGCCTGGGCGTGCAACCGCCGACTGCCGAATGGGGCACGATGGTGGCCGAGGGGCAGGCCTTTATCACCACGGCCTGGTGGATCTGCATTTTCCCGGGGTTGGCCATCGTGACCTTGGCCATGGGCTTCAGCCTGTTGGCTGATGGTGTGGCGCAAGTGTTGGGGGATCGCTCATGA